Genomic segment of Fimbriimonadaceae bacterium:
GGCATCGAAGAAGCGTTACGAGGGGCCGATGTCTGTGTGGCCTTTTCGGCCGGCGGCATCATCAAGCCGGAATGGGTGAAAGGCATGGCGCGGGACGCCATTGTGTTCGCCTGTGCCAATCCCGTCCCCGAGATCTGGCCCTGGGAGGCGAAGGAGGCGGGCGCGCGCATCGTGGCGACCGGACGCAGCGATTTCCCCAACCAGGTGAATAACTCGCTCGTGTTCCCCGGCATCTTTCGCGGTGTGCTCGACGTGCGGGCGAAGGCCATTACCGACGAAATGGCGATCGCGGCGGCGCATGAACTGGCCCTGTGCGCCAGGGAGCGCGGCATCCATGAGGAGAGTATTCTGCCGACAATGGAGGAATGGCAGGTGCCGATGCGGCTTGCCGTGGCCACGGCGACCAAGGCCCAGGAACAGGGCTTGGCGACGGTTGCGAGAACGCGCGACCAGGTGCACATTCTAGCGGAATCGAAGATCCGTTCCGCGCATGAAGCGATGCGCGTGTTGCTGCGCGAGGGGCTGATCGTCGCGCCGTCGGCAGCGAGGGAGTGATGAGTGCAGTGGCGGCGGGAAGCGCGATGGCCGAACAGGGCTAGGCGCAGGATTGAGTGGTGATAGTCGGTAGCTAATTGGACAGAAAACGCCCGATGGGCTCGGTCCTCGAAAGGCCGCTCTCGGCCAAGCGAGGAAGTTCGGGATCGAGGTTGAACCGGCGTAAAGCGGTCTTCAGCTCTGCCGCATTGACGCTGCCCATCGGCCGCGCCGCTTTTTGGCGTCGGCTGGATGGGCTTGTTATGCGGCATTTAGCGGCTTGATGCGCGCCATATCTTTCTCAATTGCCTCCGAGGCATCCCACAGATCCACAGCCTGCTGGGCGTTCAGCCAGAATTCTGGAGTATTGCCAAACAGGCGTCCCAGCCGCAGAGCCATTTCCGGACTGACACTCCGGCGCTCTCGCAACACCTCATTAATCGACTGCCGCGAGACACCCACGGCTTCAGCCAAACCGGAAACGGTCAGTCCATAATCCGGCAAAAAGTCTTCACGCAGCATCTCGCCTGGATGGGTAGGCCGTCGCTTGCTCTTGGTTGTGTTCGGAATGCTCATCTTTCTCACCTCATTCAGTGGTAATCACAAACTTCGACATCATAGGCGTCGCCGGCCACAAACCGGAAGCAGATGCGCCACCGGTCATTGATCGAGATCGAATGTTGTCCCTTCGGTCGCCTTCCAGTGCATGAAGGCGATTGCCCGGCGAAACTTTCAGGTCATCCAGCCGCGTAGCCAAGTCGACGTACTCCAACTTGCGCGCAGCCCGTTTGGCAACATCCGTCGGAAACCGCTTGGCATTGCCTGTGGCGTATAGTTCCTGGGTGCGTCGATCCGCAAATGTCTTGATCATGCGTCAAGTGTAGTTCGTCACGTGACGCGTGTCAATCGATGGTTTGCTACCGCCTAACGTGTGCCATCAGGTGCGTGCGTCGCATGAAGCCATGAGCGTGTTGCTGCGCGAAGGGCTCATCGTCGCGCCGTCGGCAGCGAGGGAGTGATGAGTGCAGTGGGGCGGGAACTGCGATGGCCGAACAGGCCTAGGCGCAGGATTGAGTGGTAATAATCGGTATTCAATAGAACGGAAACCGTCCGATGAGCTCGGGCTTTGATAGGCTGCTCTCGGCCAAGTGCGGAAGTTCGGGGCTAAGATCGCACCGCCATCAAGCGGTCCTCGGTCCTGCCGCGGCAACGTCCTGGCTGGGCGTACGGTTGGCCCGCTGCGGGTCAACCGTACGCTCCGGCCAGTTGTTGGGTGATGTATTTCTCCCGCTCCTCCAAGAGAACTATCTGCTCTGGCTTTGGCTGCAACCCGTGATTGTGCTTCTGGATATTTGCAGGAAAATTGAACACAAGTGCTTCCACGACAGACCGGCGATTTTCTATTTTGCCACCGGAGTGATAGAAGTGATCTCGCGTCACGATGTTAAACTTCCCCCATAGCGATTCCACAAATTGGTTGGCTCTGTAGTCGTTGTGATGCCACGTTGAGAGAATAAAGCGGGCGGGGCTGGTAGACAGCAGGGCATGAAGTTGCCGTTCGTTGTCTTCCGTCCATCCGCTGTAGTAGTCAACATATCGGCCGATGTATGGAGGGTCACAATAGATGATGTCATCCTCCGTCGCCTCTTCGATAACCCTCTCAAACGATGATACGCGGAGCGTCCATTCGGGTTGAATCAAGCACGCGACATCATGGACTTGATTGACAATCTTGGTGATGTAGGCCGGAGCAAATCGCTCTGGTTTCTGACAGAATGGAATATTCCACTCCCCCTTCCGGTTGAAGCGCATCATTCCGTTGAATCCCGCGCGAGAGAGGAAGAGGAAGTCCAAGGGGTCAAAATTCTTGTTGAAACGATCCTTTACTGCGCGGAAATGGGCGTACCCCTTGTCATCCGCAGTCGCGAGGAGTCTGCCTTCGTCTTCGAGGAACTTCCGAACCGAGGCTGGGGTGATGACTTTGTCTTTGACCGCCTGATAGAACCCAATCACATGCGGATTGATATCGGCGAGAAGGGCTTTTCGGAATCCAGAGTTGAAGGCCACAACGCCCGTGCCAAGGAAAGGCTCAATCCATCGCCCCTTCATGGCTGGCACCAAAGCCTGAATCCAAGGAACAAGTTTCGTCTTGATCCCTTGGCTCTTGATCGGTGGAACAATTGTTCTGTAGGTCATTTCCGTTTCGGCAGCGATTCAATGTACTGGAAGTAGGTCGCAATGTTCTTGAACGGTGGATCATCCATGTCCAATGCCTTTGCCATGTCTCGTGTCATGTAGGCCTGCCAATACGCGTCGAATAATGCTTTGCCGTCCTTCTGCTTGGTAAAAGGTCCCTCACCTTTCAGGAGTTCATCGATAACAGCCGTTGATCCGATGTTCTTGGTGTTGCCGCTTCCTGGCCGATCTGTCGCAATCCGCCATTTTTCTTGCACGAAGAATTTGAAGTCTCTGACTACGGACATGATACGGGACAAGTCGCCAAGTCCGTAGGTCTTTCTTTCGTCGAGTTTGCTCTTGGCCACGATGTCCAAGATCACATCCGCGCTCACCGACAGTTCTGTCATTTGCTTCTGGAGAGCATCAAGTAGC
This window contains:
- a CDS encoding type II toxin-antitoxin system RelE/ParE family toxin, producing MIKTFADRRTQELYATGNAKRFPTDVAKRAARKLEYVDLATRLDDLKVSPGNRLHALEGDRRDNIRSRSMTGGASASGLWPATPMMSKFVITTE
- a CDS encoding HigA family addiction module antidote protein, which produces MSIPNTTKSKRRPTHPGEMLREDFLPDYGLTVSGLAEAVGVSRQSINEVLRERRSVSPEMALRLGRLFGNTPEFWLNAQQAVDLWDASEAIEKDMARIKPLNAA
- a CDS encoding Dam family site-specific DNA-(adenine-N6)-methyltransferase produces the protein MTYRTIVPPIKSQGIKTKLVPWIQALVPAMKGRWIEPFLGTGVVAFNSGFRKALLADINPHVIGFYQAVKDKVITPASVRKFLEDEGRLLATADDKGYAHFRAVKDRFNKNFDPLDFLFLSRAGFNGMMRFNRKGEWNIPFCQKPERFAPAYITKIVNQVHDVACLIQPEWTLRVSSFERVIEEATEDDIIYCDPPYIGRYVDYYSGWTEDNERQLHALLSTSPARFILSTWHHNDYRANQFVESLWGKFNIVTRDHFYHSGGKIENRRSVVEALVFNFPANIQKHNHGLQPKPEQIVLLEEREKYITQQLAGAYG